Sequence from the Pedobacter sp. D749 genome:
CGGGTGATTATGCTGCGGCTTATGAAAACTTTGCACAGGATATTTATGCAGCTTTAGAGCAGGCTTTAGAACGCCTTTCACATTACCGCACCCTGAAAATCATTTTTCCAAAAAACAGTTATTTCCCTCATGAAATACTAACAGGTTTTTATAGGTTCTGTCAGCAATATGCTTTTGATCATAAGGTAATCCATAATATCAAAGACGAAGAAATTAATCGAGGTGAAGTGTACATTAACCTGATGGAAGATGATCTGGTGATACTGATTGAACGCTTAATTGCCCAGAAACTTAAAATTGGTAAGGATGTTGGCGTAATTTCTTATAACGAAACACCGTTAAAAAAGATTATTCTGGATGGGATTACCACCATTTCAACTGATTTTAGCAAACTAGGTATACAGGCTGCTGAATTTATCCTTAATGGAAAAACAGAAAAGATAGCAGTACCTTTTTATTTGAACTTGCGTAAATCGCTGTAGTCTAATAGGGTCGTCTTCTCGACTGAAGCGTAGCGAAATGGAGAGATCTATCTAGACAGATTTGGCTTCGCTGAGCCTTCGGGTTCTCGACTGCGTTGTACTCCGATACATTCTACAAATCTAAATAAAAAGGGTCGTCATTGCGAGGCACGAAGCAATCTTAATGCACATAGCTATTAGCGATCGTTGTAAGATTGCTTCGTCGGCTGAAAAAGCCTTCTCGCAATGACGACTTCTCGCATCCTATTATTTCGCTAAAATCCCATTGTCATTTATATTGGTTTTTATGAATAAACTTTTCCTCGAAATAACAATGCTTTTGATTAATTGTGCATAAAAACCCAAAAAGTCATTTTAGCTAAAACTTATTAATGATTACTTTTATCACTTAGCTATTCTAGTTTAAATGAGTGATCAGGTAACCGCGCATCCAGTATCAGAACAAAATCCTTACGATTACATCTTAAAAGATTTTAACCTGAAAGATCTGAGTCAGATTGTTATCCTTAAACATTTAAGCGGACTCATTCATACAGATGTTAAAGGTTTTTATCAGTTATTTCCAGAGCAGATTGAAATCGATTTTGCAGCTTTTAGCGATGAAGCTTCTGGATTATCTTTTCCAATTGTTCAGGTTCAGCAGCACCCCAACTCCGTAAAACTTTCTTGTCGTTGCACTACACCGAAGCATAAATTGTGTGAGCACCAGGCAAGGGTTTTATACAATATCCTGCAACGGCAGGATTTGCTTATTTTTTTCGACAGTAATCTGCGGAAACAAAAGCTTGCCAAAATTGCGATCGATTATGGATTGGAAAAAGAAGAGAATCTTGATCTTCTTTTTAATCTCCGCTACGAAAACGACCAGGTAGCTATCCACCCAAAAATGGACGCCCTCCAGCCATTCAATAAAGAAGTCCAGCAAAATTTACAGGAACTTTTACTTCCGGCTAAAGCCAAAATAAAAGTACAGGCTAAAAACGACCCAGGTAAAATGATCCTGGTTTTTGGGCAACACCGCTATTACAACAATTTAACGATCGAATTATTTGAAGCCGAAACCACTAAAAGTGGCAAGGTTAAAAATCCTATAAAAGGAATTAATCCGGCTGATTTGCTCTTTAAAACAAATGATAACGATCAGGTGAAATTTTATAGCGGTATTACTACTTTTCAGCAGAATTACAATAATGATCAAAGCGAGGTAGAGATTGAAGCCTTAAAAGCGATCGTTAAAAATCCTCAACAGATTCCTTTTTACCTGCAGGATAGTAAACAGTCTGGGGCTATTCAAGCGTCGACCATTACGGCGGTTGATGCACATTTATTGGAGGTAGATCTGCATCTTTCGGTAAACCAGCGTGATGATTATTATGAAATTACAGGTCGATTGATCATCGAAGGCAAATCATACGAACTGGAGAACCTGGTATTAGTACACCAGTATTTTGTTAAACTTAACAATCAGCTTTATCTAATTGGCAGGCTGGATTTTCTACGCGTAATTGGTTTTTTCAAAAAGCAAAGCAACAGGTTAATCCTGCATAAAACCAAATATCCGGAGTTTCAAAAAGTTATTCTGGTGCCTTTAGAAGGAAGTATCCATGTCGATTATTCTTATTTGAAACCGGCAACCAAAGGCCAGATCGAAGAAAAAGGTTTCGATCTCGAAAATGAACAGTTGATCTATCTTTCAGAATCAGAAGATTATATCCTCCTTACACCGGTAATGCGTTATGGGAGCATGGAAATACCTGTGCTGTCTAAAAAGAAAATCCAGGCGCAGGATAAATTGGGCAATCTCTTTACCTTACATCGTGACGAAGATGCCGAATTACAGTTTATCGGGAATGTTTTGAAACAACACCCTTATTTCTATGATCAGGAAACCAACGATTCTTTTTATTTGCACCGTAAAAGGTTTCTGGAAGAAGCCTGGTTCCTTGATGCTTTTGAGGTATGGCGAAATAAAGGCATCCATATTTTAGGATTTAACCAGCTCAAAAACAATAAACTGAGTGAATTTCAGGCGAAAATTAATATCGAGGTATTGAGTGGGACAGATTGGTTTGAAACCAAAGTGAAAGTGAAGTTTGGCAAACATCAGGTTGCATTGAAACATTTACATAAATCGATCAGAAACAAAAGTAAGTTTGTTACGCTTGATGATGGGACTCAGGGCATACTTCCACATGAATGGATCGAAAAATTTGCTGCTTATTTTAATGCAGGTGAAGTAACTGATGATGCCATTCTTACACCAAAAATTAAATTTGCTTCTATCAACGAGCTTTATGAAGATGCCTTATTGGATGGTGATGTAAAGAACGAATTGAAACTTTACAAGAAGAAATTTGAAGGAAGCAACTCAATTCAGGAGGTAGAGGTGCCAAAAGGTTTAACCGCAACTTTACGGCACTACCAGAAAGACGGTTTAAACTGGCTCAACTTTTTAGATGATTTTAACTTTGGTTCTTGTTTAGCCGATGACATGGGATTGGGTAAAACCATTCAGGTTCTGGCTTTCATTTTATCACAGCGTGAAAAAGTAAAACACAATACAAATCTGGTGGTGGTTCCGGCTTCGTTAATATTTAACTGGAAGGCCGAAGTAGAGAAGTTTACTCCATCTATAAAAGTAAAAACCATTTATGCTGGCGAACGGACCAAAACAACTGATACTTTCGACGATTTTGAAATCATTTTAACCTCTTACGGGACGCTGCTTTCTGATATCCGTTTCTTAAAAGATTATCGCTTTAATTATATCTTTTTAGATGAATCGCAGTTGATCAAAAACCCGGAATCGCAACGTTATAAAGCAGTTCGGATGCTGCAGTCGCGAAATAAGGTAACCATGACAGGAACGCCGATAGAGAACAATACCTTTGATTTATATGGGCAGCTGTCATTCGCTTGTCCGGGTTTATTTGGCAGTAAACAGCAGTTTGCCGATTTATATTCAACCCCAATCGATCAGTTTAAAGATAGTAGAAGGGCAGAAGAGCTTCAGAAAAAAATACGTCCGTTTATTCTCCGCAGGACCAAAGAACAGGTGGCGAAAGAACTTCCCGATAAAACAGAAATAGTGCTGTATTGTGAAATGGGAGCCGAGCAGCGCGAAGTTTACGAAGCGAACAAAAAAGAAATTCAGGATTTTATTCTGGGCAAACAGGAGGATGAGCTGCCTAAAAGTTCGATGCACGTACTGAAAAGTATTACTACCTTAAGGCAGATCTGCAATTCGGCTGCCTTACTGGCTGATGGAAAATCGTATTTGCAGGCTTCATCAAAAATTGAGGTGTTAATGGAGCAGATCGGGAGTAAGGCCGGCAAGCATAAAATTCTTGTTTTTTCTCAGTTTGTTACCATGCTCGATCTGATTAAAAAGCAATTGGAAAGCAAGGGGATCAGGTATGAATATCTCACCGGACAAACACGGAAAAGGGCTGAAGCGGTTGCCTCATTTCAGGAGAATGCCGACATCCCGGTTTTTCTGATCAGTTTAAAAGCTGGCGGAACGGGATTGAACCTCACTGAAGCCGATTATGTTTATCTGGTTGACCCATGGTGGAACCCCGCAGTGGAGAACCAGGCAATTGACCGCGCTTACCGGATTGGCCAGCATAAAAATGTGATGGCCGTCCGTTTAATCTGCCCTGACACGATTGAAGAAAAAATCATGAAGCTTCAGGCGACGAAAAAAGATCTGGTTAAAGATCTGATCCAGACTGAAGGTAGTTTGTTTAAGAATTTAACCAAGAAAGAGTTGTTGGGATTGTTGAGTTAGTCTAATCTTGTCATTGCGAGGCACGAAGATAACCGAACAAAGCGAGCTCATGAATGCCTTTAAAAACAACTGCACAGATGAATAATCTTAATGCGATCGCTTAACCCATAGTAGTAAGATTGCTTCGTCGTTCCTCCTCGCAATGACGAAGCAATAAATTAAATCCCTACCTCAAACGTATAACCCAAAAATTCAGGTACATTAATGCTCTCTACAATTTTCCAATCCTTCTTTTCTGTAATAAAATTGGGTTCAGCAAGGCCTGTTGATTTAGCTGCATTAATGTAAAAGTCCATTTTTGCAGGGTGGTCTGGTGAGCAGGCATTATAGGTTCTGCCGAATGCCTGTTTTTCCAAAAGTTTTACTGCAAGGCCTATCGCATCTGTTTGATGAATCAGGTTTACTGGGGCTAAACCATTCGGCACATTACTTTTTCCGGCAAAAAATCTGCCAGGGTTACGATCAGGACCAATTAAGCCTGCAAAGCGGATCACGGTGTAGTCTTCTGGAAAAAGTTCCTTAAATCGTATTTCAGCAGCTAGCACAACTTTTCCCGAATCTGTATCTGGATCTGTTTCGCTAGTTTCATTTACTGTTTTGTTTTCATCAGCATAAACACTGGTCGAACTGATCAACACCACGTGTTTTGATTTATCTTTTGCGGCTGCTAAAATTGAGTTAACCTTTTGAGGATAATCAAGAAGTTCAGTCGAACTGCGCTTTGGTGGAATGCAGATAAACAATACATCTGCATCAAAAAAATCAGGATCTGCTGTGATCTGATCAGTCGTAAAATTGATCAGAAACGGCTGAATACCTTCCGCTGAAAGTTTTGATAACTTTTCTGGAGTTGTGGTAGAGCCTTTAACCTGATAAGACAATTGAATCAATTTTCGGGCGAATGCCAGACCAAACCAGCCGCAACCTAAAATAGATATGGTTTTAACACTGTTTTTATATGTTTTATTATCTTGAATCATTTGTGCTAAGATAAACAGTTGGCTTTATAATTTGCTGTGATTCATGTCAATTCTGATTTTGATACATGCTTTGCATATAAACAATATCAAAAAATATTAGCTTTTATAAAGATTAATCAATAATGGCTATCCCTTGTCCAGATTGTAACAGGCCCTGCAACGTGGCTCGTAACTTTCCTTTTCGCCTAATAAAACCGTAGCTTCATCGGCAACTGTTCGGTAACTGAATAGGGCAGGGTTACCACAACAAACACAAACTGCATTTACTTTGGTAACATGCTCTGCAATGGCCATTAAGGCAGGCATTGGTCCAAAAGGTTTACCTGTAAAATCCATATCGAGGCCGGCAACAATAACGCGTATTCCCCTAAGGGCTAGTTTATTGCAAACATCAGGTAGTTCATTGTCAAAAAACTGAGCCTCATCTATACCCACCACCTGTGTGTTGGTGCCCAGTAGTAAAATGGCCGAAGCGCTATCAACAGGGGTAGAGTTTATTGAATTTAAATCGTGCGAAACTACGGCAGTTTCATGGTAGCGGGTATCGGTGCGGGGTTTAAAAATTTCGACATTCAGTTTAGCAATCTGGGCTCTTTTTAACCTGCGGATCAGTTCTTCCGTTTTACCGGAAAACATAGAGCCACATACTACTTCTATACTTCCCGAAAATTCGCCCCTTCTTCTAAAATTTTGTTCGCTAAATAACATGCCTGTTTTTTTATTCCCCTATATCCGTTCTATAATTTTTAAACCGAACAAATATGAGAATTATGTGTTATTTTTGAACACATAGTTACCAACATAAATCGACTAAAATTTCGTTTTAATTTTATGATGAACCAACAGGATATTTTTAGAAAGATCGGCAGCATTTTAGCAGAATTAAATGAGCAATACCAATTTTTAGCTCAAAATCCTCAACAATTAAATGATTTGGAGCTGGAGCTTTTTCTCGCTAATGCCAATTTCCTTTCTGATCATGTTAATATCGTCAAAAAATTGAATGCTACATCAGAACATAAGCCAGCTGAAGCCGGAAACCATACGTTATTAGCCGAACAGAATACCATTATACTGCCAGAAGCTGAAAAAAATTATGCAGCAGATGATGAGTGTTTCGATCCGCAGGAACTGGAAGAAGTAGTAACAGCCGAGGAAGAGGAAGAACGTGTGGATGTAAAGCCTGAACAGGAGCTACTGGACGATGAAAGGATTGAAGAAGAAAAAGCTACTTCGATTTTGGATAAAGATTTCTTTAAACCCGACCAGGACGACCATACTTTTGAGTTTGTACTGGGTACACATGATGAAAATGATCAGTTCGATTATGAAGCAAAATCTGTCGAAGAAATTTTCGATCGTCCGTTAAGTACAGAAGAAGCAGAGATTTTAGCACGTAAAAAAATAATTCATGAGAAGGAAGAAGCTTCAGCTCTTCAGGAGGAACCTCTGCCAACTGAAGAAGATGAAATTGGTCCGGAGCCTTTTTTAATTCCACATGAAGAAGAATCGCCTGAAATAATTGCGGATGAAGCGCCTGTTATGGCTACTTATGTAGAAGAGCCTATGCCAGTAGCTGCTGCTAATGAGCCTATTGAGGCACTGAAGGATATGAAACTGGATGAGCCAATTATTTCACCGCCCGTTGAGCAGGAGCGTCCATTATTTACCCCTGAAGCAGTTCCTGTAAAACCAGCTCCACAACCCGAAGCAGCTAAGCCTGCTCCAAGTTTAAACGACTTATTGGCCAAAACAAACAGCCAGAATAATGAGCCTGTTAAAGCACCTATCGCCGATTTAAAACAGGCGATTAGTTTAAATGAAAAGTTACTTTTTGTCAAAGATCTTTTTAATGGATATAATCTGGCCTATTCGGAAGTAATTGATATCATTAATAAGATGAACAGCTTCGAAGCCGCAGATAGTTACCTGCAGCACAATTATGCAGCGAAAAATAACTGGGCCAATAAACAAGCCACTGTTGATCAGTTTTATGAGCTGCTTAATAGGAGGTTTAGTAAGTAGGTCGGGGGGCGATAAGTGTTTGGGATAGCGTAATATTACGTTCCTTATATCACTAATTTGGTCGTCATACTGAACTTAGTTTCAGGATCTATTATGCATCGCCTTCGTTTATAATGAGGATGCATGAGATTGGCATTCGTAATGTCGTAACAAAATCTATTCAGAATCACTCATTCAGATTCTGAAATAAATTCAGGATGACGTTACGCGAGGGCATCGTCTTTGTTTCTAATGCTGATAAGAACAAAAACAATTTTGTTTTTTTGATTAGGAAATGAAAGTTTAGTGTTTCACGGCTGCTGTAGCCCCGCCATCATTTCAATCTTTTTGCGAAAGGTGCTGCCCAATATGAATATGGCTGCTCCAAAAAGTATTTTCATTTTTGTCGGGTTTATTAACCCAGAATAGTAGCACAGAATTGCCCACCTAAACCCGATAAAAGCGAACACGCAGTAAAGCGTTTAGCGGGAACAGGCAATAATTTGAATACAGGTTTTGCTTTCCAAAAAATATCAATATCTCCTATTTTGATGATGTGAGGCAAAAATCCTTAAATAACCTCACGGATAACATTCCAGGTATTGACTCCGGACTAAAGACTTCGAACCCCCGACTCTTAAATAAATCCCATCCGGTTAGAATCGAGCTTTAAAAAGATAAACACCAGGATCGTAAAGCTCCATAATGACGAACCACCATAGCTAATAAATGGTAGCGGAATCCCGATTACCGGAATAATACCAATGGTCATCCCGATATTGATGAATACGTGGAAAAAGAGGATGCAGGCCACACTGTAGCCATAAACCCTCGAGAAGGTAGACCGCTGCCTTTCTGCCAGATTGATCAATCTCAATAATAAAAACATATACAAGCCGATTACAACTGAACAACCTACAAAGCCCCATTCTTCGCCAATAGTAGAAAATATAAAGTCGGTACTTTGAGCGGGTACATAACCATATTTTGTTTGGGTACCCTGTAAAAACCCGCGACCGGTTGCCTGGCCTGAACCAATGGCAATCTGCGATTGGATTACATTATAACCCGCGCCCTTATTATCGGCTTTAAGGCCTAACATCAACTCAATACGGCTACGCTGATGTGGTGCCAAAACTTTTTCGTAGGCAATTTTAACCACAAATAAATAAGCAATGGCGATAATGGTTACCAGTACGGTAGAAATAATGATTTTCTGTTTTCGCCTGTTATTGTATATGAAAAGTCCGCCAATAGTAGTTAGGATAAGAATCAGGATGTAAGTTGGTACCAGAAAATCGGCAACAAACAGTACAATCATCCCCAAGAAAATCAACAGGAAATAGCCGGATAAGCCCTCCCGGTATAAAGGGAACATAAAGGCCAGGAAAACCAGTGCAGAACCCGTATCGGGTTGCAGCATGATCAATAAAAGTGGTGCTACTACAATCAATCCGGCAATTACAATTGATTTAATATCCCTGAATTTTGGATTGAAAGTGCTCACATACCTGGCTAAAAGTAAGGCTGTACCAAATTTGGCAAACTCTGAAGGCTGTAGCCTGAATGATCCTATGGGTATCCAGGCCTGGTTTCCACCTACATTCCTTCCTACAAAGAGCACCACAACCAGCAGAAAAAGGGTAGCGCCGTAAATAAAGGGTGCAAATACGTTAAATAGCCTCCCGTCGAACAATAAAATCGATAAACCCAATATCAGCCCGGTAATTGCATAAATTAACTGTTTTCCGTAACTGCTTGCAAAATCGAAAGTGGTTGCACCTTCGTGATGTGGAATGGAGGCATAAACATTGATAAACCCAATGGCGCATAAAGCAATGTAGATTAAAACAGTAATCCAATCTACATTAAAAAAGAAACGATTTCCCTGTTGCTGGATCATTTTTTTACAGGTTTATGATTTACAATGGGTTGATTTACTGTCGGCTTGTTAGCAACAGTTTGTTTTAATATTGATGGTTTTATTTTTAAACTGTCTTTAACCCTTTTCAGCGAATCTGCCTTCTTTAATTTTAAACTATCTAGTTTAGTCGGTTTAACTTTTTTTGTCTTATCGATTAATGCAGGTAAAAGATTGGTTTCAGAGAATGCTTTTACAGTATAGCCATTCGAACGTGGCTTAATACTGTCAGTCAGATATTTTTCAACCATAAAACTCGAGATTGGTGCAGCATAAGATCCACCAAAACCACCATTTTCTACAATCACCGCAATAGCAATTTTAGGATTATCCATTGGTGCAAAACCGATAAAAACCGAGTGGTTTTTACCATGTGGGTTTTGTACGGTTCCGGTTTTACCACACATCACAATATTGGGGATCTGAGATTCTTTTGCTGTTCCCCACGGACTGTTTACCGCATCCCGCATCCCATTAATTACAATCGGGAAATATTTCTCATCCACACCCACATAATTTTTAACCACGTATTCTTTTTTCACTACATTTTTATCGCCGATACCTTTAATTAAGTGAGGCTTTAAGTAATAGCCACGGTTGGCAATTGCCGCCATTACGTTTGCCATTTGCAATGGGGTAGACGTAATTTCACCCTGACCAATGGCCTGCGAAATTACGGTGGTGTAACCCCAGCGTTTGCCATAAATTTTATCATAATGATCAGCCTGATAAAATATCCCCTTTTTTTCGAAAGGCATGTCGATACCCAGTTTCTGGCCAAAACCCCATTTTGCAATCTGTTCGTGCCATTGTGTGTAGGTTTGACGCTGGTTTTTCATGCCATTTTTGGTGATGATGTTTTGAAAAACATGGCAAAAATAGGTGTTGCAGGAACGGGCAATGCCCCTTTGCATATTAATGGTTCCGTCTACGTGCTCGCACTTTACTTTGTGATTTCCGGCCATGTAATAACCCGGACAGAAAAAGGTCGTATTTGGATCGATTGCGCCATCTTGCAATGCCACCAGGGCATCAACCGGTTTAAACGATGATCCAGGTGAATATTGCCCTGCAATAGGTCTTACAATCTGCGGACGGTAAGGGTTTGCAATCAAACTCATGTAGTTTTTACCCCAATCTTTACCAACCAATTGGTTAGGATCGTATCCCGGGCTACTTACAAAAGCCAGAATTTCTCCGGTTGAAGGTTCGATGGCAACAATTGCCCCTACCTTATTTTTCATCAGTTCTTCGCCAAGACGCTGGATTCTGATATCTAAAGAAGAAATTAAACGATCTCCCGATACGGCATTTATATCATATTTTCCATTGGCATAACTGCCTTGGGCAATGTTTTTGGCATCGTATAATGTATTGATCACTCCCTTTTCGCCCCTTAAAAAATCTTCATAAGAACGCTCTAAACCACTTTTACCGATAAAATCGCCTGGTTTATAATACCCTTCCGATTTTTCAATGTCATCAGGACTTACTTCTTTTACATAACCAAACAGCTGCCCTGCAATACTGTCGGGGTAATGCCTGATCGTTCTATCCTGGGTTCTGAAACCCGGAAAACGGTACATGATCTCCTGCAGGCGTGCATAACTCTGCACTGAGATCTGTCTTTCGAAAAATGTAGCCTGATAAGAAGATTGTGCCCTGGCTTTTTTTAGTTTTTTACGTACATCATCAATGGTGATTTCAAGGGCATTGGCCATTGCCAAAGTATCGAAGGGCTTAACTTCGTTTGGGGTAACCATTAAATCGTAAACGGGTTCGTTCTGCACAATTACTTTCATGTTCCGGTCGAGGATAGCACCACGGGCCGGGTATTTGTAAATTTTACGCAATACGTTACTTTCGGCGGAGCTGAAGGCCTTATCACTAATAATCTGGATATAAAATAACTTCCCTAATAAAATCAGGGCGATTACAATAAATAATCCTTGAACGATATATTTTCGGTTAAATAACTGATCCATTAGCGCGGTGTTCTTCTATAGAATATAAACTCTACCAATAAAATAAGAAGCAGTGTAAAGATACAACTTAAGCCGCATCTCATTAAGGTATAACCAATTTCGGTTAGCCTAAATGTTTCTAAAAAGAACAGCACCAGGTGGTGTGCAATAACGCAAAGGAAAGCATAAAGAGAAAACCACTGGAAACCCATATAACTTAACGATGGTTCCGGATCGTCGATAGCGTCGCGGTTTAAACTTATAGAGATAAAAGAAATCCTTACAAAAGCCAGAACAACACAAGCTGTGGCATGCACGCCCATGGTATCATAAAAAGCATCAAGCGTTAATCCTGTGATAAAAGCCAGTAAATACAACAATATATTTGGGATCCCGAATGGAAGCAAGAGTAGAAACAGCACATAGATAAATGGCGTGGAAAGGTCGTAAAATCCCATATTCTTGAGCAAAAATATCTGCACAAAAAGTAGTAAAAACCACCTGATCACATTTACAATTATGATTCTACTATTCATTCGGTTTAGCGATGCTTTCTAAAGCTTTTTGCTCATCAGCACTTTTATCTTTAACTACATATACATATTGCAATGTGCTAAAGTCAGTAAATAAATTTAATTCTGCAGATAAGAAATTATCATTCGTGGCTACATTTGCCTTGCTGATCCTACCGACCAAAATCCCTTTTGGAAATGATGCAAAACCCGAAGTCACTACCGTATCGCCAACATACATTTTAATGTGGTTGGGGACCTCTTTCACAAATGCCTTTTTAATATCGAAATTTCCGTCGCCCCAAACCAATGAGCCAAGCGCATTATTCTTTTTCAAGGTCACACTAATTTTGGTGTCTTTATGTAATAATGACTGGATGGTGGCTAAATGTGCAGAAACATCACGGATAAAACCGACTACTCCGCGTTGAGGCGCAATAACCGCCATACCACTTTTAATCCCGTCAACTGTACCTTTATTAATGGTCATGATGTTATTGCGCAAAGTGATCGAATTTTTAATCACCTTGGCTGCCAGATAAGTGTATTGTTGATTGGTAACCGTATCTACCACTTTAACATCTTTGGCTGTATCTACAGTAGTTAAGCTTAATAGCTTACTTTTAAGCTTTGCATTTTCGGCTGCAAGGCTATCGTTAACCACACCCAGATTTAGATATCGTTTAAAAATATTTAACCTTTCGTAAGCGGTTCCAACTACCTCATTGCTTGAGTTTAAGGTTACACTCCGCTGATAGGAATTGTTCTTCACCGTCAGATAGATGCCAACGATAAAAAAAATGATAAATAAGAAAAATGCGTTGTATCTGCTGATGAAAATCCAAAGGTTACGCATATTTTTAGGTAAAATGGAAGATGGGAAATGTATAATGGAGTCAATACATCATCCATCATACATCTTCCATTTTCCGTGTTTTATTGCATTAAGAATTTATATCCGCCAATATTTTTAAGGGCGATGCCAGTACCACGAACTACTGCACGAAGCGGATCTTCTGCAACGTGAACAGGCAATTTAGTTTTGGCTGCTACGCGTTTGTCTAATCCTCTTAATAATGCACCACCACCGGTTAAGTAAATACCTGTTTGGTAAATATCTGCCGAAAGTTCCGGAGGAGTAATCTCTAAAGCTTTTAAAATCGCTTCTTCAATTTTAGAGATCGACTTATCTAAACAGTGTGCAATTTCGGTATAAGAAACGGTGATCTGTTTTGGTACACCCGTCATTAAATCACGACCCTGAACCGCGAAATCGGCAGGAGCGTCCTGTAACTCAGGTAAAGCTGCACCGACTTCAATTTTAATTTTTTCAGCAGTACGGTCGCCAATCATGATGTTGTGTTGACGGCGGATGTAGTTTACAATGTCAGAGTCGAAATTATCTCCCGCAACGCGGATAGACTGATCGCAAACAATACCTGATAAAGCGATAACCGCAATTTCAGTAGTACCACCACCTATATCGATAATCATGTTGCCCATTGGCTCTTCTACATCGATACCGATACCAACAGCAGCAGCCATTGGCTCATGAATCAGGTACACCTCTTTTGCTCCGGCAATCTCTGCAGAGTCGCGTACCGCACGTTTTTCTACTTCAGTAATACCAGATGGGATACAGATTACCATACGTAAAGAAGGAAACATCCAGCCTTTACCACCGTTAAGCATACGGATCATTCCTTTAATCATCGCCTCAGCAGCATTGAAATCGGCAATTACACCATCTTTTAATGGGCGTACTGTTTTAATATTATCGTGGGTTTTACCCTCCATTTGCATTGCCTGACGACCTATAGCAATGACTTTGTTTGTAGTACGATCGAAAGCAACGATAGATGGCTCATCTACAACTACTTTGTCGTTATGTATAATCAGGGTATTCGCAGTGCCTAAATCGATGGCAACTTCTTGCGTAAACCAGTTAAATAATCCCATGTATAAGGTATGTTTTCTTTATTTTATCAAATCTATACTATTCCTAATGTAAAAATAGCTTTTTTATTGTTTTAAGTTTTATTTTCTTCAGTTATTAAATTGTTTTTGAGACAATTAAAATGTTTAGAAAATCAAAACCTATAATAATTGGGTGTGAACTGTTTTTATTATAAGATAATGCACAAAAACCTTCCGCCTTTAAACCCTCAACCTTCTACCTTTCTAGTGTTTAAAGTGTCTTACACCGGTGGTCACCATGGCAATACCTTTTTCGTTTGCTTTTGCAACAGAATCGG
This genomic interval carries:
- the mrdA gene encoding penicillin-binding protein 2; this encodes MDQLFNRKYIVQGLFIVIALILLGKLFYIQIISDKAFSSAESNVLRKIYKYPARGAILDRNMKVIVQNEPVYDLMVTPNEVKPFDTLAMANALEITIDDVRKKLKKARAQSSYQATFFERQISVQSYARLQEIMYRFPGFRTQDRTIRHYPDSIAGQLFGYVKEVSPDDIEKSEGYYKPGDFIGKSGLERSYEDFLRGEKGVINTLYDAKNIAQGSYANGKYDINAVSGDRLISSLDIRIQRLGEELMKNKVGAIVAIEPSTGEILAFVSSPGYDPNQLVGKDWGKNYMSLIANPYRPQIVRPIAGQYSPGSSFKPVDALVALQDGAIDPNTTFFCPGYYMAGNHKVKCEHVDGTINMQRGIARSCNTYFCHVFQNIITKNGMKNQRQTYTQWHEQIAKWGFGQKLGIDMPFEKKGIFYQADHYDKIYGKRWGYTTVISQAIGQGEITSTPLQMANVMAAIANRGYYLKPHLIKGIGDKNVVKKEYVVKNYVGVDEKYFPIVINGMRDAVNSPWGTAKESQIPNIVMCGKTGTVQNPHGKNHSVFIGFAPMDNPKIAIAVIVENGGFGGSYAAPISSFMVEKYLTDSIKPRSNGYTVKAFSETNLLPALIDKTKKVKPTKLDSLKLKKADSLKRVKDSLKIKPSILKQTVANKPTVNQPIVNHKPVKK
- a CDS encoding rod shape-determining protein; translation: MGLFNWFTQEVAIDLGTANTLIIHNDKVVVDEPSIVAFDRTTNKVIAIGRQAMQMEGKTHDNIKTVRPLKDGVIADFNAAEAMIKGMIRMLNGGKGWMFPSLRMVICIPSGITEVEKRAVRDSAEIAGAKEVYLIHEPMAAAVGIGIDVEEPMGNMIIDIGGGTTEIAVIALSGIVCDQSIRVAGDNFDSDIVNYIRRQHNIMIGDRTAEKIKIEVGAALPELQDAPADFAVQGRDLMTGVPKQITVSYTEIAHCLDKSISKIEEAILKALEITPPELSADIYQTGIYLTGGGALLRGLDKRVAAKTKLPVHVAEDPLRAVVRGTGIALKNIGGYKFLMQ
- a CDS encoding rod shape-determining protein MreD; translated protein: MNSRIIIVNVIRWFLLLFVQIFLLKNMGFYDLSTPFIYVLFLLLLPFGIPNILLYLLAFITGLTLDAFYDTMGVHATACVVLAFVRISFISISLNRDAIDDPEPSLSYMGFQWFSLYAFLCVIAHHLVLFFLETFRLTEIGYTLMRCGLSCIFTLLLILLVEFIFYRRTPR
- the mreC gene encoding rod shape-determining protein MreC, coding for MRNLWIFISRYNAFFLFIIFFIVGIYLTVKNNSYQRSVTLNSSNEVVGTAYERLNIFKRYLNLGVVNDSLAAENAKLKSKLLSLTTVDTAKDVKVVDTVTNQQYTYLAAKVIKNSITLRNNIMTINKGTVDGIKSGMAVIAPQRGVVGFIRDVSAHLATIQSLLHKDTKISVTLKKNNALGSLVWGDGNFDIKKAFVKEVPNHIKMYVGDTVVTSGFASFPKGILVGRISKANVATNDNFLSAELNLFTDFSTLQYVYVVKDKSADEQKALESIAKPNE